The following coding sequences are from one Lolium rigidum isolate FL_2022 chromosome 6, APGP_CSIRO_Lrig_0.1, whole genome shotgun sequence window:
- the LOC124663631 gene encoding glycine-rich RNA-binding protein GRP1A-like, with protein MTCPWRDDDFMNADVGHGGLTPTDERRAHVGNLPWRADSRSLIDTFANHGVRYAEVIVDRETGRSRGFGFVTFDDSKSMNSAIKDMNGQELGGRNITVSQANQRSRR; from the exons ATGACGTGTCCGTGGCGGGATGACGACTTCATGAACGCCGATGTTGGCCATGGCGGGCTTACGCCTACGGATGAGCGCCGTGCCCATGTTGGCAACCTCCCCTGGCGCGCCGACAGCCGCTCACTCATAGACACCTTCGCCAACCACGGCGTGCGCTACGCCGAG GTCATCGTCGACAGGGAGACGGGCAGATCCCGCGGGTTCGGCTTCGTCACCTTCGACGACAGCAAGTCGATGAATAGCGCCATCAAGGACATGAACGGACAGGAGCTGGGCGGCCGTAACATCACCGTCAGCCAGGCCAACCAGCGCTCCCGCCGCTGA